One genomic segment of Bremerella alba includes these proteins:
- a CDS encoding outer membrane protein assembly factor BamB family protein — protein sequence MSRNFAMLLSVLAVVAMTLSLQADNWPRFRGPSQAGIASVDSVPTQWNDTENIAWKTDMPGPGASSPVVYNDRIYVTCYTGYGLDEEDPGDKANLKRNLVCVDRKNGNILWNKEIPADAEHTKDFSGFVALHGFASSTPIVDDTGVYVYYGTTGAAAYDLDGTHRWTVSLGDKTHAFGTANSPVLYQDLVILNAGVEGNAIVGLNKKTGEEVWKHEGVKRSWNTPILVTANGREELIYSEEGAVRALDPATGTELWHSKGIDDYICPSVIPVGDLVIAMGARKNTTIAIRTGGSGDVTDSHLVWELDKGSNVSSPTYHDGHLYWVSESKGIAYCADATTGEVVYQERMEPRPKLIYASPVVAGGKLYYVTRENGTYVLDAKPEYKLITINEFKEDDSIANASPAFVDNKIYHRTNKALYCIGK from the coding sequence ATGTCTCGTAACTTCGCCATGCTTCTTTCCGTGCTCGCAGTCGTCGCCATGACGCTTTCGCTGCAAGCTGACAACTGGCCTCGCTTCCGTGGGCCATCCCAAGCCGGGATCGCCAGTGTCGACTCGGTTCCCACCCAGTGGAACGACACCGAAAACATCGCCTGGAAGACCGACATGCCCGGCCCAGGCGCTTCGAGCCCGGTCGTTTACAACGATCGTATCTACGTGACTTGCTACACCGGCTATGGTCTCGATGAAGAAGACCCCGGCGACAAGGCCAACCTGAAACGAAATCTCGTCTGCGTCGATCGTAAAAACGGCAACATCCTCTGGAACAAAGAGATTCCCGCCGACGCCGAGCACACCAAAGATTTCAGCGGGTTCGTGGCCTTGCACGGCTTTGCTTCCAGCACGCCCATCGTCGACGACACCGGCGTTTACGTTTACTACGGCACCACCGGCGCCGCTGCCTACGATCTCGATGGCACCCATCGCTGGACGGTCAGCCTGGGTGACAAGACCCACGCGTTCGGCACGGCCAACTCGCCGGTACTGTATCAAGACCTGGTCATCCTGAACGCTGGCGTCGAAGGCAACGCGATCGTCGGGCTGAACAAGAAGACCGGCGAAGAAGTCTGGAAGCACGAAGGGGTCAAGCGTTCGTGGAACACGCCCATCCTGGTCACCGCCAACGGACGCGAAGAATTGATCTACAGCGAAGAAGGTGCCGTCCGAGCCCTCGATCCAGCCACCGGTACAGAACTGTGGCACTCGAAGGGAATCGACGACTATATCTGCCCCAGCGTCATTCCCGTGGGCGATCTGGTCATCGCGATGGGGGCCCGCAAGAATACGACGATCGCCATTCGCACCGGCGGCAGCGGCGACGTGACCGACAGCCACCTGGTGTGGGAACTCGACAAAGGCTCCAACGTTTCTTCCCCGACCTATCACGATGGGCATTTGTATTGGGTCAGCGAAAGCAAAGGGATCGCTTATTGTGCCGATGCAACGACCGGCGAAGTCGTTTACCAGGAACGCATGGAACCCCGCCCGAAACTGATCTACGCCTCGCCTGTGGTCGCTGGCGGCAAGCTATACTACGTCACCCGCGAAAACGGCACCTACGTGCTCGATGCCAAGCCAGAGTACAAGCTGATCACGATCAACGAGTTCAAAGAGGACGACTCCATCGCCAACGCCAGCCCAGCGTTTGTCGATAACAAGATCTACCATCGCACGAACAAGGCGCTGTACTGCATCGGGAAATAA
- a CDS encoding isocitrate/isopropylmalate dehydrogenase family protein produces the protein MAYEVTLITGDGTGPELAEAARKCVDATGVEINWDVQEAGIDVMERVGTPIPDSTIESVRRTKCALKAPITTPVGTGFRSINVYLRQELGLFACIRPCKWYPGVRSYFSELGVDIVIVRENTEDLYAGVEFEKGKPETAQLIEFINGLPSDRKIKTGAEETGVSIKPMSVSGTERIVRCAFEYAQKNGRKKVTAVHKANIMKYSDGLYLATATEVAKDYPDIEFEERIVDNMCMQLVQKPELYDVIVLPNLYGDILSDLGAGIVGGLGVAPGANIGPEGAVFEATHGSAPKYKGQNKVNPTALILSGMLMLQHMGETDAAKRLEQAVADVIAEGKDVTYDLKPNRDDPTAVGTQEMADAICAKLKG, from the coding sequence ATGGCCTACGAAGTCACTCTCATTACCGGCGACGGTACCGGTCCCGAATTGGCAGAAGCTGCCCGCAAGTGTGTGGACGCGACCGGCGTCGAAATCAACTGGGACGTTCAGGAAGCCGGCATCGACGTAATGGAACGTGTCGGAACGCCCATCCCCGATTCGACCATTGAAAGCGTCCGCCGCACCAAGTGTGCGTTGAAGGCCCCGATCACCACGCCCGTGGGTACCGGCTTCCGCAGCATCAATGTTTACCTGCGTCAGGAACTGGGCCTGTTCGCTTGCATTCGCCCTTGCAAGTGGTACCCCGGCGTTCGCAGTTACTTCAGCGAGCTAGGCGTCGATATCGTCATCGTTCGTGAAAACACCGAAGACCTTTACGCCGGTGTCGAGTTCGAGAAAGGCAAGCCAGAAACGGCCCAACTGATCGAATTCATCAACGGCCTGCCTTCGGATCGTAAGATCAAGACCGGTGCCGAAGAGACTGGTGTCTCGATCAAGCCTATGAGCGTTAGCGGTACCGAGCGTATCGTTCGCTGTGCGTTTGAGTACGCCCAAAAGAACGGCCGCAAGAAGGTCACGGCTGTCCACAAAGCCAACATCATGAAGTACTCGGACGGCTTGTACCTGGCCACGGCCACGGAAGTCGCCAAGGACTATCCGGACATCGAGTTTGAAGAACGCATCGTCGACAACATGTGCATGCAGCTGGTGCAAAAGCCGGAACTGTACGATGTGATCGTGCTGCCTAACCTGTACGGTGACATCCTCAGCGACCTGGGTGCCGGCATCGTCGGTGGCCTGGGTGTTGCCCCCGGTGCGAATATCGGCCCCGAAGGCGCCGTTTTCGAAGCGACCCATGGTTCGGCTCCAAAGTACAAGGGCCAGAACAAGGTCAACCCGACGGCCCTCATTCTCTCGGGCATGCTGATGCTTCAGCACATGGGCGAAACGGATGCTGCCAAGCGTCTGGAACAAGCCGTGGCCGATGTCATCGCCGAAGGCAAGGACGTCACCTACGACTTGAAGCCTAACCGAGACGATCCGACCGCCGTTGGCACGCAGGAAATGGCCGACGCCATTTGTGCCAAACTGAAAGGCTAA
- a CDS encoding DUF4236 domain-containing protein → MGFSFRKSYTFGPLRVNLSKSGVGFSFGVTGLRAGYSANGRKYVSASVPGTGARYYKSTKSLSGLWNQWFGGDEEAEESPKKKPAKKLKKKESFW, encoded by the coding sequence ATGGGTTTTTCCTTTCGTAAGTCGTACACGTTCGGTCCATTGCGAGTTAATCTCAGCAAGTCGGGGGTCGGGTTTTCGTTCGGCGTCACCGGTCTGCGGGCCGGGTATAGCGCGAATGGGCGAAAATATGTTTCGGCAAGCGTGCCTGGCACCGGAGCACGGTACTATAAGTCGACCAAATCGCTTTCCGGTTTGTGGAACCAATGGTTCGGCGGCGATGAAGAGGCCGAAGAATCGCCGAAAAAGAAGCCTGCGAAGAAACTGAAAAAGAAAGAATCGTTCTGGTAA